Below is a genomic region from Flammeovirgaceae bacterium SG7u.111.
GACCTGTTGGCGTTCTAGCAAATCGTAATAGATTTTACCAGTACAAAGCAATACTTTTTCTACCTTATTATAAGGCTTAGCGTATTCGTCTTCGTAGATTTCTCTGAAGCGACCTTCGGTAAATTCTTCTATAGGGGAAATTGCATTTGGATGGCGCAACATAGATTTTGGCGACATTACCACACATGGCTTTCTAAAGCCCCATGTCATTTGCCTTCTCATGAGGTGGAAAATATTGGCAGGAGTAGTAGGATAAGCTACTACCATATTATTCTCGGCTGCTAATTGCAAGAACCTTTCTGGTCGAGCATTTGAGTGCTCAGGACCTTGACCTTCGTACCCGTGAGGGAGTAACATCACTAATCCGTTCATTCTGTTCCATTTCGTTTCCGAACTGGTAATAAACTGGTCTATCATGATCTGTGCTCCGTTGGCAAAATCACCAAACTGTGCTTCCCAAATCACCAAAGAGCTTGGGTTTGCCATAGCATAACCAAACTCAAAACCGAGAACCGCATACTCTGAAAGAAGCGAATTATAAATCATGAAGGGAGACTGATTGCCCTCATCAATGTGACAAAGTTGGCACAATGTTTCGTTAGACTCTGCATCGTTGAGTATAGCATGCCTGTGAGAAAAAGTTCCTCTTTGAACATCCTGACCCGTCATTCTTACAGGTACATTTTCTATCAAAAGCGAACCATAAGCTAACAACTCAGCTGCCGCCCAATTCAATTCCTTGCTTTTGAAGAACTGCTGTTGCCTTTCTTTAATCAACTTCTCTATTTGGCGCAATGGATTGAAACCTTCTGGCAATGAAGTCAGTGCTGTAGCTACTTTTTTGATAGTTTCCATAGAAATAGAAGTATCTGGAGAAGTATCAAAATCTTCGTTGCGGCTGTGCCTCAATTGCTGCCATTGCTTCTCAAACGCCTGCACTTTGTAAGGCAATGGATTCTGACGAACTTCATTTAACCTATCGGCTAAAAGCTTGCGGAACGCTTTATCCATTTTTTTGGCAAGGTTCCCTTCCACATCTCCCCTATCAGATAGTTTTTTCTGATAAACCTCTCTTGGGTTCGGATGCCTTGATATTATGTTATAAAGTTTGGGTTGCGTAAACTTCGGCTCATCACTCTCATTATGACCATGCCTTCTGTAGCATACCAAATCTATAAAAATATCTCTGTTAAATTTCTGCCTAAATTCCACAGCCGTTTTCACCACAAAAGCCACTGCTTCAGGGTCATCGCCATTTACATGGAGCTGAGGAGATTCCGTTAGCCTTGAAATATCAGTGCTGTACACACTAGAGCGGGCGTCGGTAAAATCCGTAGTAAAACCAACTTGGTTGTTGATCACGATATGAATAGTTCCCCCTACATGGTACCCTTTCAAATCGGACATCTGCACTGCTTCATAAACAACACCCTGCGCAGCTACGGCAGCATCACCATGAATCAGAATTGGAAGGATCTTTTTGGGCTGGTGGTTGTAAATATTATCAACTTTCGCCCTTACATAACCCATCACCACAGGTCCTACAGCCTCTAAGTGTGAAGGGTTGGGCACCAAGTTGATATTGACCAACTTCCCATTTATAGTGGGTACTTGAGACGAATACCCTAAATGGTACTTTACATCGCCATCGCCCATCGTTTCTTCTGGCAAAGCAGATCCTTCAAACTCATTGAAGATTTCACCGTAGGTTTTACCCACAATGTTCGCCAAAATATTTAACCTACCACGGTGAGCCATTCCTATCACCACTTCTTCAACGCCCAAATCAGAACCTTGGTTGATGATCATATCCAGTGCAGGAATAGTAGTTTCCCCACCTTCAAGGGAGAATCTTTTCTGACCAATATATTTGGTGTGAAGGAAGTTTTCAAAAACAACGGCTTCGTTCAACTTTTCGAGAATTCGCTGCTTTTCTTTAAGCGTAGGCTCAAATTTCAAAAACTCTTTTTCCACCTTGGCTTTGAACCACTCAAAACGCTCTGGGTTTCTGATACCCATAAAATCAAAGCCGATATTGCCTATATAAATCTCTCTAAGCCTAGCTATGAGGTTTCTTAAGGTAGATGGCTCCATCCCGATCTCGGTACTCGACTCGAACACGGTGTCCAAATCTTTCTCGGTCAAGCCAAACTCTTCTAAGGAGAGCCTTGCTTGCCTATCGAGGCGTTTTCTAACTGGGTTGGTGGTCGATTCCAAATGCCCCCTTAGGCGGTAAGCATGGATCAGGCGCCTCACTCCTATTTCTTTATAAAGCTTTTCTTTGCTAATGGCGCCAGGTACTAGGCTACCACCATCTTCTCCATATTTTTGTAGCGAAAAATCAAAGCCCTCAAAAAACGATTGCCAAGATTTATCTACCGACTCAGGGTCATTTTTGTAGGAATTATAAAGCTCATCTATATAAGCTCCATGTGCATTTGCGATGTATGAATATTTATCCATTATTAAGGTGATGTGAATTCTTATGAATTTTCAAAACTAATATTATTGTGATGATATACAAAATACGAAACCGCATAGGCAAATATTGGGTTTTGTCAAAAACAAGCTCATTTCCTTATGACGAAACCCGATTATAGGCTTACTTGTTAGGAAAACATTAATTTTAAGACCTTTGGGAGGTTATTTATAACTTTGAACCACGAATATATTGGTTGTGTAAGACAAAAAAAGGTCTTCAACTTATACAGGAAGACCTTGATTTTTTTTCAAAAAACTTTTTATAGCTGCTCTACAGACTCATTTTGAATGAAAGCTGTAAAATAACTCTCCCCTCCTACCTTGCCCTTGGCTACAGAAAGACGCATTGGCAATCCGTCAGCAACCTTTACCATCACCTCTGTCCGAGTTGTGCATTCACTTTCCGTCCCATCAATTTTCACACAAGGCACCAGCTCTTTGTTTTTTTCTATAAAATCAATATCCAATAATTCTGAAATATGGCTTCCGCAAACCTTGCCTGCCTCTTTCATAAACACCTTTTCAGCCGATTTGTTAAAGAAACTAATGATTCCTCCTTGGTCAAAGACAATTACACCTTCAGCATATCCTTGTAGTATCAACTCGTTTTTCTTTTTCTCAAAGGCTAACTCATTCAATTGTTGCCTAATTTTTTCCTCAGGTTTCTTCAGCTCCTCAGTTAGCTCAAGCGTCTGGTTGAGCAATTGGCGAGACTCCGTGACATCATGTTGGTGTACTTGACTTCCCTTGGTGAATTACAGCATCACCAAGGGAAGTCAAGTCTTTATGGTTTTCCCGCAATACTTCAACAAACTCTGCTAAGCCCACAGAAGTCCAATTTCTTATTCTATCCTCTTCTGCAACCTCTTTCAGCTTTAGGCGCATAGCTGACAAGGCTCTTACCTAGCTATCTTGCGCACTCACTGGTTCATAATCGTGATCGAAATTTCCTTCGCCCACACTCTTTGCAAAATCAGCTGCTTTCCGCAAATCACCTAGTGTTATATTGATAGAACTAGCCAGTTGGTCTACAACGTTTCTAGCTGAATAATTGCCTTCTACATCAAGCTCACCTTGGCAAGGCTGTTCGTTGCATCTTTTACTTTTTGTAATGCATTTCGAGTAATTCGCTTACTTACCCCCTACAGTAATCATAACCAGCAATATGCTTAACAATTAGATAACTCATAAAAACAATATCTTATACTTATTTGACTATCAAACAAATACTCTCATACTTACGATGTTTCAAGTCTTACTTTCAAGCTATCCAAAACCTTCCATCAAAGCAAATGGATAAAAGATGTATGTCTTACAATCGCATAGCCCACGCCTTCAAGTAAGGAAATCGACTTTCTTAACTTTTTTCTCCTGAACTAAAGGATATATTTCAAACAACAATATCTGCCCAATCGTATACCAAAAATTCTTTTTTAAGCAATGAAACATGAAATATGCCTTGTTTAAAACTGAAAATAGTTAACATTTCCTTCAGGGTTAAATTTTTAAAAAATAATGACAGATAATTGCCTTACTACTCACGTTTTATAAAAAAAATCCGTTGTCAGATAGATATCATACATCGACAAATTAATTCATGACTAAAGCTTTACAGGCAAATATTATTACTGAAAACAATAAATCATTTAGCTTCCAAGTATCTCTCTTGGAAGAAGACATACTGTTTATTAGTGAAAAAGGAAGCAGTGAAGAGGCTCATTATCAATCTCTTCACTTAGAAGTGAGTGCGATTTTAGAGGCTAATAAACAAAAGCCATTGGGGCTAATTCTAGACTTAAAAGAGCTAACCGGAATAAGTAAAGATGCTAAAGGCTATCACTTCACAAAGCTCAAGGAATATTGCAGTAATGGGCAATTGTTACATGTGTCAGTTATAGCACCCGAAATAGCAAAAATGATTACAAAAGCTCCAGCTGCTTTTTTGCTAGAAAACAACATGGTTTCCTACCACGAAAACGATACCCAGGCCATTCAAGCACTACTAAAAAAACAGAACAGCTATAAAAACTCCTCAGAGCCTTTCAAGCAGTGCTTGCAAGAAAACACACAAGATATCCTTCAGAAATTTACAGAAAGGAATGAAGAGCTTAGGCAGAAAAATGAAGAGCTAGATTATTTTGTATATAGTGTGTCCCACGATCTTAGAGCACCTGTTGCTACTATCCAAGGTCTTGTACAAGTATTGAAAATAGAGGAAGACAACCCAAGTTTGGTGAGCTATCTCGAAATGGTAAATATCCAAATTGCTCGTATAGAAAAGTATATCCGTGAGATAAACGAATATGCTTGGAACTCCAAGTTAGGGATTGAAGTAGAAGAGGTTAACTTCGAAAATATAATCAACGAGACAAAAACTAGCTTACAGTACTTAGAAGGGGCGGATAGTGTAGAATGGGAAGTAGAAGTTCAACAAGAATGCTTTTTCTACTCAGACAAACAACGAATTCACCTCATACTCATGCACCTATGTGCCAATTCTATTAAATATAGAAAGCTTGAAAGTGCAGACAACAAGCTCAAAATTTGTATCAATTCTGATGCTAAATCAGCTACCATCTCGGTAATAGACAATGGAATAGGCATAGAGAAAAAGTACATGGATAATATTTTTGATATGTTCTTCACCACTAGCGACCGAACCAAAGGAAATGGTCTTGGCCTGTACACCACGCTCCAAACTGTAAAAAAACTAGAAGGGAAGATAGATGTATTGACCCAACCTGAGGAAGGAAGTACTTTCACCATTTCCATACCAGGGCATTCCAGCCCAGATCAGCTTAAATAGCCTAATTTCGCGATATTTCACTTACTTTACAAAATATATAACACCATCTGCAATAACTTTGTTATATATTAGATACTCATTTTCAATACACTCAAGAATCTAATTAATAAGAAATTTCAGATCAGTATTATTGATTGACGAAGACACCACTAACAGTTTCATAATAAACAAGTTATAATCGAACACTAACCTTTCCGACGACTTGACAATTTATACAAGCGCAAAAGATGCACTAGAATTTCTAAGTGAAACGCTGTTTCGAAAGGCAAAATGCCAGATTTGATTTTCCTTGATATCCGAATGGCTGTAATGAGCAGGTGAGCCTTTTTAGATGCTTATCAAAAAATCAAAAAGAATATAAAGCAAGATATCCCCATCTTGATCATGTCTAGCTCCAATAACCCTGAAGACCTCAAAAAGCAGATACGTACCCCGAGACTACTACGTAAGCCCATTACGATGGCAAAGTTCAAGGAGATAAAACGAAAATTTTCAAAATAGCTTGAAGCCCATAAAAAAAGCTCTTTTTTTATGGGCAAATAATGAACAAACCTCTTAACAGATTACTTTTGATGACATGGATGAAGTTTTTGGTGGCAAACTAAGGGTCAGGGTTTGTGGAATTTGTATTAAAGGGGATAAAGTGTTACTGATAAAGCACAACATGCCCGACAACAAATACCTCTGGGCACCTCCTGGCGGTGGGGTAAATTATGGGGAAACACTTGAAATCGCCTTAAAGAGAGAGTTTGTGGAAGAAACGGGGTTAGAAGTTGAAGTGAAGCGCTTCTTGTTTGTAAATGAGTTGCTCGTCAAACCGCTCCATGGAATCGAACTTTTTTTTGAAGTGAAGATTACTGGCGGAGAACTTGCCATGGGGACAGACCCTGAAATGAAAGGAGGCAAACAGGTGATAGATGCACTGGAATATTTGAACTTCGAACAACTCAAACATGAACCCATTTCACACCTTCACAACCTATTTGCCTCCTGCAATTCTATTGAAGAGCTTCTTCAGCTTAGCGGACTAAAAAGCTTTATTCGCTAACCTCTTCGTTGTTCCCAAATTTGGTCGAAACATATTCTATACCCCACACACTCACAAAACCCAAAACAGCCAAGCCTATAGCATAAAGAAAAAAGGCTTCTTGACCTGTTATTTCAGGAAAAGCAAGTGGACTCACATTATTTTGAACCAATGGCTTTTCAACCCCATGCCTATCTATATAAGTCTCCACAGTTTCTTTCCAAGGCCATACTTTATTGAGCGAACCGAACAAAAAGCCTATCAGGGCTGCCACAATGATATCGTGATATTTTTTGAACAACCATGTGAGCAAGTGGGAAAAGGAGATAATTCCTGTAACGCAGCCTATCATAAAAGCCAAAATCACTTTCAAATTCACCAAAATCTCAGTCATATTGGTGGCCACCAAAGCATCTATGAGCTTTTGGAGAGATCCAAAAATATATTCATAAGCACCTAGCAAAATCAAAATAAAGCTACCAGAAATACCGGGTAAGATCATGGCGCAAATAGCAATAGCCCCACAAAAGAAGACATATAGCACACCTTCATTTCCTGCAAAAGCTGATAAGGTAGTTATCCAAAAAGCAACGCCAGTTCCAATAATAAGGGCCAGAATAACTCCTACCGACCAAGCTTTTATTTGCTTAGCTACTAACAAAGCTGAAGCAATGATAAGCCCAAAAAAGAATGACCAAAGTAAAATGGGTTGATTGGCAAGTAAATACAGTACTACCCTTGAAAAAGTAACCAATGCAGTACCTATACCTGCAAAAAGGACAAGCAAGAAACTTCCGTTTATTTTCTCCCAAAAACCTTTAAAATCAAATTTGAGAAGAAGTTTTAAAGCCTTAAGATCAACTGACTTGATAGAGAAGAGAAGCTCTTCATAGATGCCTGTGATAAATGCGATGGTTCCACCAGAAACCCCTGGCACTACATCCGCCGCACCCATAGCCAAGCCTTTCAAAAAAAGTAAAATTCTTGATTTCATTCTTTCGTTTCAGTTTTAGAGTATGTTAAAATCTTCTTTTGCGCATATAAAAAAAGCACTTGGCGAAAGTATCATTTTTCGCCAAGTGCTTTTTTATAAATTCGTTAATAATTCTTGATCAAATGCTAAACTACGCTTTTTCTGAGATCAACTCTTCAACAATATTGTCTTTTCTCTTTTCGCACTGCGAAGCATCCTTACCACAATAGCTACACGGACCGCCATCTTTGTTCAAAAAAGGGCTTTGCGAAGCACATGTACCTTTGAACTCCCCATTTTTTATAAATAATAGCCTTACAGACATGAAAATAAAAAACACCGCAAAAAATCCTATTGCTAATAATACAGTTGTCATTTCAAAATTTGTTTTTGATTAACTTGGATGAGACCAAGAGAATATTTTTCCACAAAATTAATGTATTTTAATGACAACCACTTGCCCCATGGATTAGTTCAACAAAAAAGCCGCTAGAAAACACCTAGCGGCAACAAAGCTGGATGAAACTGGTTGACTATCGGGGCGTAGACATAACGTTACCATAACTTTGCAATACCCCTTCCACGTACTTCTCAAAATCACTACTCACTTGAACGTGCCTGTTCTTCATGGACATGTTAGAACCTCCTGTAACCAGTAGCCAAGAAAGGTTGTTTTTCAACTTCTCATCCCAACCGCATTCTTTCACCATCACTTTGGTATGGTGATGGTCGTGATAACAAATCACTGATACAGAACTTGGTGCGGTAGGAAAAGTAACACTTAACAGGTTTTTCTTTCTTGCCTTAAAAGCGACCATACCGACGGCTTCTAAGTCTTCTAACTCCCATTCGTGTACCAAAAACCATTTTTTGATTTGAGAAGAAAGCTTTTCTAAATCGATTATAAGTTCTTTTTCATATGTCATAGCTGTAAGTTTTGAGGTGAGACATCTGATGACTATGAGCAAGTTTGCTAGGTTAGGAAGTGCATGGATAACCCTTAATTCTGGTATTATTAATTTATACGTAACAGAGAGGAAAAAGATGGTTCTACGCATATTTCAATAAAAAAGGCTGCCAGAAATGACAGCCTTTTTCTAAATCTTAGCCCTAAGGGAATTACTTTTTCTTTGGAGCAGCCTTCTTAGCAGGAGCTTTTTTTGCTGTTGTTTTTTTAGCCGCTGGCTTTTTCGCTACAGCTTTTTTAGCAGGTGCTTTTGCCCCTTTCTTGGTCTTCTTTTCTGGAGCGGTTTCTATGATCTCTACACACTCTTCGTATGTCAAATCCTCTGCTACCTTATCTTTAGGGATTTTATAGTTCTTCTTTTTGAAAGAGATGTACGGTCCCCATCTGCCATTGAGCAACTGAAGCTCTGGCTCTTGGTCAAATGACTTTATGAACTTCTCGGCATCTGCTTTTCTCTTCGCCAGTATCAGCTCAATAGCTTCCGCCTCTGTTACAGAAAGCGGGTCGTATTCTTTGCCGAGGGAAACGAACTTGCCATCGTGGCGGATATAAGGGCCAAACCTTCCAATAGCTGCTACAACTTTCTTATCCTCAAACATCCCAACATCTCTGGGCAATTTGAAAAGCTCTAACGCCTCCTCTATGGTTATTTTATCAAGGTACTGCCCCTTTTGCAACGATGCATACTGAGGTTTTTCCTCATCCTCAGCATTACCAATTTGCACATAAGGTCCATACTTGCCCAACTTGGCAAACATCTCAAGCCCACTTACAGGATGGACACCCAGCTTACGAGTAGTGCCTACCTCGGCTCTCGACACGTTCTGCTCGGCGTCTTCTACCGTTTTGTGGAAATCTCCATAGAATGAATCGATCATTTCATTCCAAATGATCTTGCCATGTGCTATATCATCAAACTGCTCTTCTACCTTAGCGGTGAAAGAATAATCTACGATGTTTGGAAAATACTTGGTCAGAAAATCATTCACAACAAACCCGGTATCGGTTGGAAATAATTTATTCTTTTCGGCACCTGTTATTTCTGTAAGAATATTTTCAGAAATATCAGTTCCTTCAAGCGTCAACTCAGCATATTTCCGCTCTTTTCCATCCCTAGGTTCTTTAACTACATAATTCCTCTTTTGAATAGTGGCAATAGTAGGAGCGTACGTTGACGGCCTGCCTATCCCCCTTTCTTCCAAAGCCTTCACCAAACTTGCTTCGGTAAATCTTGCAGGAGGTCGGCTAAAGCGCTCGGTTGCTTTCATCAAGTCCAAATCCAGTGCCTGGCCTATGTTCAATGGAGGTAGCATTTCTTTTTGCTCCTCATCTTTCTCATCATCGGTCGACTCTATGTATACCTTAAGGAAACCTTCAAATTTGATCACCTCGCCAGTAGCTGTCAATTTTTCGGGAACAGTAGAGACCCCTATAGTTGCTGTGGTTTTTTCCAGCTTCGCATCCGCCATTTGTGAGGCAATTGCACGTTTCCATATTAACTCATACAACCTCTTATCGTTGCGGTCGCCTGTTGGGATTTCCCGCATCCCAAAGTTGGTTGGCCTGATAGCCTCGTGAGCTTCTTGTGCCGACTGCGACTTGGTTTTGAACTTTCTTTGCTGGGCATATTCTGAGCCAAAAGCAGAAGATATTTCCGAAGCGGCGGCGGCCAATGCCTCTTCCGAAAGGTTCACAGAATCCGTCCTCATATAAGAAATGTAACCACCTTCATATAGTTTTTGGGCCACGGCCATGGTCTGAACCACCGAGAAGCTCAACTTTCGGCTGGCCTCTTGCTGAAGGGTAGAAGTGGTAAAAGGAGGTGCCGGAGATTTTTTCCCAGGCTTCTTCTCTAGGTTTTCAATGGCATAATCCGCCCCTAAGCATTTCTCTAAAAAAGCTTGGGCTTCGTCTTTCGTAACAAACCTTTTTCCAAGCTCCGCTTTCAACTGCTTCCCTCCGTCTAAGTTGAAAAAAGCTACAACTTTGAAGCTAGACTTCACTTCAAATGCATCTATGTCTCTTTCTCTTTCTACTACTATCCGAACCGCTACCGACTGTACTCTACCGGCAGAAAGCCCCGCTCTTATTTTCTTCCAAAGCACAGGGGAAAGGTCAAACCCTACCAATCGGTCGAGCACCCTACGCGCCTGCTGGGCATTCACCAAGTT
It encodes:
- a CDS encoding 2-oxoglutarate dehydrogenase E1 component → MDKYSYIANAHGAYIDELYNSYKNDPESVDKSWQSFFEGFDFSLQKYGEDGGSLVPGAISKEKLYKEIGVRRLIHAYRLRGHLESTTNPVRKRLDRQARLSLEEFGLTEKDLDTVFESSTEIGMEPSTLRNLIARLREIYIGNIGFDFMGIRNPERFEWFKAKVEKEFLKFEPTLKEKQRILEKLNEAVVFENFLHTKYIGQKRFSLEGGETTIPALDMIINQGSDLGVEEVVIGMAHRGRLNILANIVGKTYGEIFNEFEGSALPEETMGDGDVKYHLGYSSQVPTINGKLVNINLVPNPSHLEAVGPVVMGYVRAKVDNIYNHQPKKILPILIHGDAAVAAQGVVYEAVQMSDLKGYHVGGTIHIVINNQVGFTTDFTDARSSVYSTDISRLTESPQLHVNGDDPEAVAFVVKTAVEFRQKFNRDIFIDLVCYRRHGHNESDEPKFTQPKLYNIISRHPNPREVYQKKLSDRGDVEGNLAKKMDKAFRKLLADRLNEVRQNPLPYKVQAFEKQWQQLRHSRNEDFDTSPDTSISMETIKKVATALTSLPEGFNPLRQIEKLIKERQQQFFKSKELNWAAAELLAYGSLLIENVPVRMTGQDVQRGTFSHRHAILNDAESNETLCQLCHIDEGNQSPFMIYNSLLSEYAVLGFEFGYAMANPSSLVIWEAQFGDFANGAQIMIDQFITSSETKWNRMNGLVMLLPHGYEGQGPEHSNARPERFLQLAAENNMVVAYPTTPANIFHLMRRQMTWGFRKPCVVMSPKSMLRHPNAISPIEEFTEGRFREIYEDEYAKPYNKVEKVLLCTGKIYYDLLERQQVDKAKEVAIIRIEQMHPFPEIQLERLLAKFKNMRKLIWVQEEPVNMGYWTYLLRTYYKRRDLELISRRPSASPATGFAKIHQAEQARIVNAAFAK
- a CDS encoding PAS domain S-box protein, which produces MLNQTLELTEELKKPEEKIRQQLNELAFEKKKNELILQGYAEGVIVFDQGGIISFFNKSAEKVFMKEAGKVCGSHISELLDIDFIEKNKELVPCVKIDGTESECTTRTEVMVKVADGLPMRLSVAKGKVGGESYFTAFIQNESVEQL
- a CDS encoding HAMP domain-containing sensor histidine kinase; translated protein: MTKALQANIITENNKSFSFQVSLLEEDILFISEKGSSEEAHYQSLHLEVSAILEANKQKPLGLILDLKELTGISKDAKGYHFTKLKEYCSNGQLLHVSVIAPEIAKMITKAPAAFLLENNMVSYHENDTQAIQALLKKQNSYKNSSEPFKQCLQENTQDILQKFTERNEELRQKNEELDYFVYSVSHDLRAPVATIQGLVQVLKIEEDNPSLVSYLEMVNIQIARIEKYIREINEYAWNSKLGIEVEEVNFENIINETKTSLQYLEGADSVEWEVEVQQECFFYSDKQRIHLILMHLCANSIKYRKLESADNKLKICINSDAKSATISVIDNGIGIEKKYMDNIFDMFFTTSDRTKGNGLGLYTTLQTVKKLEGKIDVLTQPEEGSTFTISIPGHSSPDQLK
- a CDS encoding NUDIX domain-containing protein, which produces MDEVFGGKLRVRVCGICIKGDKVLLIKHNMPDNKYLWAPPGGGVNYGETLEIALKREFVEETGLEVEVKRFLFVNELLVKPLHGIELFFEVKITGGELAMGTDPEMKGGKQVIDALEYLNFEQLKHEPISHLHNLFASCNSIEELLQLSGLKSFIR
- a CDS encoding DUF368 domain-containing protein, whose amino-acid sequence is MKSRILLFLKGLAMGAADVVPGVSGGTIAFITGIYEELLFSIKSVDLKALKLLLKFDFKGFWEKINGSFLLVLFAGIGTALVTFSRVVLYLLANQPILLWSFFFGLIIASALLVAKQIKAWSVGVILALIIGTGVAFWITTLSAFAGNEGVLYVFFCGAIAICAMILPGISGSFILILLGAYEYIFGSLQKLIDALVATNMTEILVNLKVILAFMIGCVTGIISFSHLLTWLFKKYHDIIVAALIGFLFGSLNKVWPWKETVETYIDRHGVEKPLVQNNVSPLAFPEITGQEAFFLYAIGLAVLGFVSVWGIEYVSTKFGNNEEVSE
- the topA gene encoding type I DNA topoisomerase, whose protein sequence is MTKNLVIVESPAKAKTIEKYLGKDYTVKSSYGHVRDLQKGNNAIDIENGFSPKYVVSSDKKQVIDELKKISKDAETIWLATDDDREGEAISWHLKEALNLDKDRTKRIVFREITKSAIQNAIKSPRDIDGNLVNAQQARRVLDRLVGFDLSPVLWKKIRAGLSAGRVQSVAVRIVVERERDIDAFEVKSSFKVVAFFNLDGGKQLKAELGKRFVTKDEAQAFLEKCLGADYAIENLEKKPGKKSPAPPFTTSTLQQEASRKLSFSVVQTMAVAQKLYEGGYISYMRTDSVNLSEEALAAAASEISSAFGSEYAQQRKFKTKSQSAQEAHEAIRPTNFGMREIPTGDRNDKRLYELIWKRAIASQMADAKLEKTTATIGVSTVPEKLTATGEVIKFEGFLKVYIESTDDEKDEEQKEMLPPLNIGQALDLDLMKATERFSRPPARFTEASLVKALEERGIGRPSTYAPTIATIQKRNYVVKEPRDGKERKYAELTLEGTDISENILTEITGAEKNKLFPTDTGFVVNDFLTKYFPNIVDYSFTAKVEEQFDDIAHGKIIWNEMIDSFYGDFHKTVEDAEQNVSRAEVGTTRKLGVHPVSGLEMFAKLGKYGPYVQIGNAEDEEKPQYASLQKGQYLDKITIEEALELFKLPRDVGMFEDKKVVAAIGRFGPYIRHDGKFVSLGKEYDPLSVTEAEAIELILAKRKADAEKFIKSFDQEPELQLLNGRWGPYISFKKKNYKIPKDKVAEDLTYEECVEIIETAPEKKTKKGAKAPAKKAVAKKPAAKKTTAKKAPAKKAAPKKK